A single genomic interval of Candidatus Hydrogenedentota bacterium harbors:
- a CDS encoding leucine-rich repeat domain-containing protein gives LEGLHLQDNLITDVTPLSGLINLTELLLDDNNVTNLTPLASLSALDVLGLNSNTVTNLAPLAPLTGLSQLFLYDNQVTDIAPLTGLTALERLNLSVNFFTDLTPLAGLTALRDLDLASCQLTGVGPIGGLAALEYLDIAYNGIPSLAGLEALDALLRLDASGNPLTTIEPLFDLSSLNELWLCDVTTGGDTISQQVAELEGGGVTVIFGNAECSPGEGEGEGEGEPLETHSADQNGDNRINLTELLRVIQFYNSGGFHCTSGTEDGYAPGPGDTSCPAHDGDYAPAGADWQITLTELLRTIQFYNVGAFHACPGEGTEDGFCLGVP, from the coding sequence TTGGAAGGGCTGCACCTCCAGGACAATCTCATCACGGACGTGACGCCGCTCAGCGGGTTGATTAACCTGACCGAATTGTTGCTCGATGACAACAACGTGACCAACCTGACGCCGCTCGCGTCGCTCAGCGCGCTCGATGTACTCGGGCTCAACAGCAACACGGTCACCAACCTCGCGCCGCTCGCGCCGCTCACGGGCCTGTCGCAGCTTTTCCTTTACGACAACCAGGTCACGGATATCGCGCCGCTGACCGGGCTGACCGCCCTCGAACGGCTCAACCTTTCGGTGAACTTCTTCACCGATCTTACCCCGCTGGCCGGGCTGACCGCGCTGCGCGACCTCGACCTCGCCAGTTGCCAGCTAACCGGGGTCGGGCCCATCGGCGGGCTGGCCGCGCTTGAATACCTCGACATCGCCTACAACGGCATCCCGAGCCTTGCCGGACTCGAAGCGCTCGATGCCCTGTTGCGGCTCGATGCCTCCGGCAATCCCTTGACCACCATCGAGCCGCTTTTCGACCTCAGTTCGCTGAATGAATTGTGGTTGTGCGACGTAACCACCGGTGGCGACACCATATCGCAACAGGTCGCGGAGCTGGAAGGCGGCGGCGTCACGGTCATCTTCGGCAATGCCGAATGCAGTCCGGGCGAGGGCGAGGGCGAGGGCGAAGGCGAGCCACTCGAAACCCACTCCGCCGACCAGAACGGCGACAACCGGATCAACCTGACCGAATTGCTGCGCGTGATCCAGTTCTACAATTCCGGCGGGTTTCACTGCACCAGCGGAACGGAAGACGGCTACGCGCCCGGCCCCGGCGATACGTCCTGCCCGGCCCACGACGGCGACTACGCGCCCGCCGGAGCGGACTGGCAAATCACGCTGACCGAACTCCTGCGGACCATCCAGTTTTACAACGTCGGCGCGTTCCACGCCTGTCCCGGCGAAGGCACCGAAGACGGGTTCTGCCTCGGCGTGCCGTGA
- a CDS encoding leucine-rich repeat domain-containing protein, translating into MVKTTVFRARRGLFAALCLFFIAGGGAVAAVVDIPDPALESLIRERLGQPSGDIEDTALATITSLYHDVNIHGVISDLTGLEYCVNLEALDVQDCQLSALTPLQNLTSLTYLQLVNSGVTDIAPLAGLTALQHLGVWSNAITDIAPLSGLTNLTWLGLAGNQISNLTPLAGLTGLEGLHLQDNLITDVTPLSGLINLTELLLDDNNVTNLTPLASL; encoded by the coding sequence ATGGTTAAGACAACCGTTTTCCGGGCCCGGCGCGGCCTTTTCGCGGCGCTTTGCTTGTTCTTCATTGCCGGCGGCGGCGCCGTTGCGGCGGTGGTGGATATCCCCGACCCGGCCCTCGAATCGCTGATCCGCGAACGGCTGGGACAGCCTTCGGGCGACATCGAGGACACGGCCCTTGCCACGATTACCAGCCTTTACCACGATGTCAATATCCATGGCGTTATTTCAGACCTGACCGGCCTCGAATACTGCGTGAATCTCGAAGCCCTGGACGTGCAGGATTGCCAACTCTCCGCCCTGACGCCGCTCCAGAACCTGACCAGCCTCACCTATCTCCAACTCGTGAATTCGGGCGTCACGGACATTGCGCCGCTCGCCGGCTTGACGGCGCTGCAGCATCTGGGCGTGTGGTCAAACGCGATCACGGACATTGCGCCGCTCAGCGGACTCACCAATCTCACCTGGCTCGGCCTTGCCGGGAATCAGATCAGCAACCTGACGCCACTCGCGGGATTGACCGGTTTGGAAGGGCTGCACCTCCAGGACAATCTCATCACGGACGTGACGCCGCTCAGCGGGTTGATTAACCTGACCGAATTGTTGCTCGATGACAACAACGTGACCAACCTGACGCCGCTCGCGTCGCTCA
- a CDS encoding metal/formaldehyde-sensitive transcriptional repressor — translation MSHVAKERKKLLARVNRILGQVKALHSAIERAETDADCHRVMQQVASIRGAMNGLLLQFLDEHTREHIARGKTQADRDRAAEELIEALRSFRA, via the coding sequence ATGAGCCACGTCGCCAAGGAACGCAAGAAACTGCTCGCGCGGGTCAACCGCATTCTCGGGCAGGTGAAGGCGCTGCACAGCGCTATTGAGCGCGCGGAAACCGACGCGGACTGCCACCGCGTCATGCAGCAGGTCGCCTCGATCCGCGGGGCCATGAACGGATTACTGCTCCAGTTCCTCGACGAACACACGCGCGAGCACATCGCGCGCGGCAAGACGCAGGCGGACCGCGACCGCGCCGCGGAGGAGTTGATCGAGGCGCTGCGCTCGTTCCGCGCCTGA